CCGTCGGGCGTTATCTGCTTGCCCTGGGAGTGGGTGACCTCGGTAGCTGAGCGTTGCTCGATGGGGATCTCGTCGCCGTGAAGGGTGGCGAGGTCAATGGTCGAGAGCGGCGCGGCGACGTAGACGGGGATGTTGTGCTCTTTGGCGAGGACGGCGACCGAGTAGGTTCCGATCTTGTTGGCGGTGTCGCCGTTGGCGGCGATGCGGTCGGCGCCGACGATGACGGCCTGGACGCGTCCGAGGCGCATGAGCGACCCGGCCATGTTGTCGCAGAGGACGGTGGTGGGGATGTTGTCGTGGAGGAGTTCCCAGGCGGTGAGGCGCGCGCCCTGAAGGTAGGGGCGGGTCTCGTCGGCGTAGACGTCGATCTTGTGGCCGCGCTCGACAGCGGCGCGGATGACCCCGAGCGCGGTGCCGTAGCCGCAGGTGGCAAGGGCTCCTGCGTTGCAGTGGGTGAGGACGGTGCCTTCCATCGGCAGCAGGGATGCGCCGTGGGCTCCCATGGCCTTGCAGGCGGCGATGTCTTCGTCGTACATATGGCGGGCCTCGGCGATGAGGGCGGCCTTGATTTTGGTGATGGAGGTGTTGGCGGCGACGAGGGTGTCGTACTTGTCGCGCATGCGCTGGATGGCCCAGAAGAGGTTGACGGCGGTGGGGCGCGTGGCGGCGAGGGTCTCGCAGATGGTGGCGACCTCGGCGTTGAGGGCCGGGATGGTGGTCGCCTTGCTCTGGCTGACGCCGAGGGCGACGCCCATGGCGGCGGAGACTCCGATGGCGGGGGCGCCGCGGACGATCATGTCGCGGATAACCGTGGCGACCTGCTGGTAGTCGGTGGCGAGGACGTAGGTCTCTTCGAGAGGGAGCTTGGTCTGGTCGAGGAAGCTAACGCCGTTCGGGAGCCATTCTAGGGTCGGGATCATGTCTTGTCCTATTTTAGACCTTTCGAGATCATCAAAGCGCTGATCCCGTGTACTTGCGGGGAGTTTGGCTCCCACCATGAGCAGAAATCCACTGTGATGTAGCTTGAGCCCTTGTCGGGCACGGGGATTCCATATTCATGAACTTAGGGTTGTGGAGAATGGCTGCGCCTTCCGCCGTCATCTAGGTGAAGATTCATTCGTTCGCAGCAGTGTCGGCTCATTTTGTGTCCTGTAGGGTTGGTGTCCGCAAAGTTGACGCCTAGATTGCTAAGGCTCGAGCAAATTCTTCTACTTCGCTCAACTCCACGCTCCACTCGGAGATCCTCTCGCCATCTTCATTGATGGTTCTGCGATCTCTTATGAAAGAAAGCATGTTCTCTTGTGAGAACGGACGTGTTAGCTGGTCATAAAACAGCAAATGATTTTGGACGTGAATGACGTTTCCTTCTCTATACATCGGCCACCACTCAAGATTGTCAGAAAATTCAGGGGCTACATACCAGACAGCCAAGGCCGATTTAGAGCCTTTGAGTATCGCTTTGATCGCATCTCGCCACTGAGCTTCGTAGTCAGCCTTGTTCCATTGGTAAAGGCTTGCTACAAAGTTCTCTTTGAACTCGCCGAGGACTAATTCTCCCGTCGCCATCGGCGTCTGTTCGTCATAAAACACCGGTTCGCCGAGGAATGAGATCGAGAAGGACATGGCTTTTAACTCTCCAGGGCGCTAAAGTGTTCAGTTTTGAGTAGCTGTCTTGTGGATGGCCCACTTGATGACGGCGTGACGAAACTCTTCCAAATTGTCAAAAGCCCTTCCGAGCCCAACCGCTTGGATTTCTTCGATTGGTGGTGGTCCACTGAACATGTACTGTGATCGATCCTTTATCAGTCGAATGCAGCTCTCTGTTTGATTTAAGTCGACGTACCAGTTTCCAAACGACTGAGCATCGTAACGAGCGAAGGACATCCTCCATCCCTTCCTTTGAAGTTCTGAGATCAATTCCCCGACTTCCTTTGCGATTTCGTAAGGCAGTATCGGTTTCATGTTGTCCTTTGCTGCGCGATGTGGGCGGCGCGGACGTCGTTGGCGGTGAAGACGGAGATGAAGGGGACGTCATGGATGATGGCTTCGATGTTGGCTCGGCCTCCCTGTTCGCGGTCTACGAGGCAGAGGACTCCGGCGACGTTCATGCCGGATTCTCGGGTGGCTTCGATGGCGGTAATGGTGGAGCCTCCGGTGGTGCAGACGTCGTCGACGATGACGACGTGGGCGCCTAGCTTGTGGAAGCCCTCGAGGCGGCGGCCGGTTCCGTGGGTCTTTTCGGCCTTGCGGACGAGGAAGCCGTGAATCAGATCTCTGCTGAGCGGGTCGCGGTGGTGATGCACGTGGTGCCAGGCGGAGGCGCTGGCGGTGTTGGAGACGAGGGGGTCGGCTCCCATGGTGAGTCCGCCGACGGCCTCGGCGTGGGGGAAGCGCTCGCGGATGAGGTCGTAGAGGAGGAGGCCGGAGAGGCGGCCGCCTTCAGCGTGGAGGGTGGTGGTGCGGCAGTCGATGTAGTAATCGGACCTCTGGCCGCTGGCGAGGGTGAAGTCGCCGAGGCGGAAGGAGAGCGTCGCGATCAGGTTGAGCAGGGCAGTGCGATTATCAATGGACATTGCTTTGGCTCGATTGTAGATGCTTCTGTTATGGGGGTATCCCCCCCCATGGTGCGGTCTTTGTGCAAAGTCTTCAAATGAAAAGGTTTAGGCTTGGACTTCAGGTGTAAGGTATTGCATTGAAACGAGTTGCAATCAAAGTATTGCAAATAAACGGGTTGCGTTGGCCAGGTTAAAAGCGAAAGCCCCGGGTTCTCCGGGGCTTTCTGTGCTTGATTCTATTTTAGCAGTGTGAGGGAAACTACTATGCCACGGCTATCTTTATTTTTTGTGTTAGTTAGGTGATTTTTGGCCTTGACAGAGTTTTCTGTGGAAAAGTTGAGGGGGGGCGAAATAGCTGTGGCGGGGTTGCAGCCTGCGAAGCCCAGGTCTCAGAAGCGAGACTGGGGCACGCATTCAAGCGGGCGGCGGTCCAGGATGTCCTTTATTTCTTCGCGATTCGAGCAGCGAGGCCTTATCGTGATAAGTCAAATGCTTATTATACATGCATTTGCGAGATAATCTTCGCGTGATGGACGATGGCCAAGTTATTGATTTGAGTCATGTAGTTTTCGTTAACAAGTTCGATGAGAGTCTGGCCCCAGGCGTGCCTTATCTTCTCGGCTTCAAGAGGGCACTTCCAGCATTGAAGGATCGGGCGTAGAGAAGTAAAGGAGTTTGGTTGCTTGATCGAGGGCAATATTTTGGGAAGGAAACGCTCTCTCGATGTGCAACAGGTTGCAAGTATCCCATGGGAGGGTTTGCATAGAGTACGCACAATGTTGCGCTGTAAGGTATTTATTCTTCTGATTCCCGCACTTTATTTCTGAGGCCTGGTCTCTTTGGTAATTGAAATGCACATACAGGGCGAAGCGATGTTGTGTCTTTGTGCGCAAACCCAATGGGAGGCTCTACTTTATGCGGAAACAGATTCTGGCTTTTGGGATTTTGGTTCTTTGCGGTATGGCTGTCGCGCATGCAACGACTCTAACCCCTGGGTCGACCGTCGCGGCATCCACGCTCAGTTTTGGTGGGGCGCCGGTACAGTTTCTCGGTGGTCCGATGGTCAGCAACGGCATTACTTCGAACTATGCCTCGACGGCTTATAGCGATCCAAGCAACGTCTACTGTTCCGGTTGCCTGGACTTTGTCTATCAGATCGATCCAACTGGTGGGAAGGGCTCGGTTACAGATGTGGTCCAGTCTAATTTTGACCACTTTTTGACGAGCGTCGGTTTTTCGGCCCAACCGGGGCAGGCGGTTCCTACGTCCATCTCACGCAGCGCGGATGGATCGCTGATCGATTTCTTCTTTGCCAATGGAGATCCGATCAATACGTTCAGCGCGTTTCTCGTCGTTGAGACCAATGTTACGAACTTCAGCAGGGTTGGAACGATTGGCCTGGTCCCTCAGACTGCGGGAACAGCTCTCGACATCGAGCCAATGCCTGAGCCGGCCTCGTTCGTGCTGCTGGGAAGCGGTCTGATCGGTCTGGCGGGCTTGGCAAAGCGGAAGTTACTCGGATAAGCAGGTCTCAAGAGAGCGGCAGAGCGTTTCTGACGTTGTGCAGATGAAGTGAATTACGCCCGTCCCGAGAGGTGCGATGCCGATCGGGGACGGGCGTTTTTTGTCTGCGTGGGAGCGCGACCATGCATTAGTGGGGACCGTCCTCCTGTTCGACCTGTTCTCCTTCGCCAGGGAAGGGCCACTGGCGCTCGAGGGGTTGCTGGGCCTCACGCATGGACTTGGGGACGTTGTTGATTGTCAGGTTTTCCAGGACGTGGACGCCGAGTTTGCCAGCCGTGGCGATGTCGATGTCGCCGTCTTTGTCTAGGTCGAGAGCGAGGATCTGAGTGCCAGCGGTGGCTGTGGAGTTGACGGAGAGCGGGATGCGGGTGAAGGTGGTGTCCTTGCGGTTGATCTTGTATGCGTAGAGCACGGGTGGGTCGTAGGAGCCGGGGTCGTCGCCGGAGTGGCCGCGGTAGCGCTTGCCGGTGATGAGTTCGGCTTGGCCGTCGCCGTCGATGTCGGCGAGCAGGAGTGCGTGGGACTGGGAGAAGGACTCGTCGATGGCGTGGCGGGTCCAGATGCGGTGTTCGGGTGTTCCTGATTGTTCGAGCCAGTAGAGGCCGTAGCTGTGGCCCTGGCCGTAGATGAGGTCGAGCTTGCCGTCGTTGTTGACGTCGTAGCCGAGGATGGGGAATCCGGTATCGCCGAGGCGCCAGTCGGGATGCCACTCCCACTTGTCGTTGTTGGCGTCGATGTTGCGGAACCAGCCGTAGGGGGTGAGGATGTCGGGCTTGCCGTCGCCGTCGATGTCGGCGATGCCGATGCCGTGGCCATCCTGCTCTTTGCCGCCGACGTGATGGACGCGCGGGGTGGCGCCGGAGAAGTCGACCCAGAGGACGCCGGAGTGGTTGTAGTGGGCGAGCGCGATGTCGGGGACGCCGTCGCCGTTGATGTCGGCCATGACGCCGCCTTCGGTGTCATAGCTGTCGGCGATGAGGTGCTTCTGCCACATGACGCCGGGCTTGTTGGGATTTTCGTACCACCAGAGGCCGTTGGTGATCCAGCCGGCGGTGACAACGTCGGGGTGGCCGTCGTGGTTGACGTCGATGGTCCACTCGCCGCAATCGGAGACGAACTCGCCGTGGATGCCAACGGTGCGGTATTGATGCTGCTTCCACTCGCCGGCGTTGGGGCCGGGGTTCTCGTACCAGTAGGCTCCGCTGAGGAGGTCAGGGTAACCGTCGTTGTTCATGTCGAGGGTGGTGATGCCTTCGGCGTGGTCGTTGCCGAGGCGGTGAACGAGGAAGGTGGGGTTGAGGGTGCCGTCGGGGCCGGGGCCGGGAGTGGGCTTGCGGAACTCGGTGGCGTGGGAGGGGTCCTGCGCTTGGGCGATGGCGGCGAGCGAGAGTAGAAAGAGCGGGATGATGGTTAGGCGCATTGTGGTCTCGGGTGTGAGGTAAGGCTTTATGGCCCGGGGCTAAAGCCCCTTTTTGAGGGGATCAATTCAGGGGCCTGAAGGCCCCTGCTCCCTCCGTTCTTGAAGCCGGTCCCTCCGTTTTCGGGAATAGGCTTCATCCGCTTTTTGGAGGTCATGTGAGCTTCATGGTTTCGGGGTTCCAGTGGATGATGGAGCCGCGTTCGAGGCTGAGATTGCTGAGTAGTGCGGCTCCGGCGGCGCGGAAGCCGAAGGTGGCGTCTTCGACGGGCTGCTTGCGGGTGCGGACGGAGGAGAAGAAGTTGTGGAAGTGGTCGTAGCTGTCGGAGTAGCCGTGCGGCGCTACGAACTTTTCGACTCCCGCGTAGGGAGTGCCGGTGGGCGTGGAGGCATACTTCTGGCGATACTGCTCGAGGAACTGCTGCTGGGTGGCGGTGGCGAAGGTGCTGATGGTGTAGCCGGGTTCCTTCTCGAGGGGGACGCGGTTGACGGTGACGGCGTTGCCGGTGATCTCGAGGGTACCTTCGGAGCCAGTGAAGAGGAATCCCTCGCTCTCTTCCCCGCCGTCGACGAAGTTGACGCGGAGGCTGAGGTTGAAGCCCTGAGGGTAGTCGAAAAGGGCGAGCAGGACGTCGGGGACGTTGCGGCCGTCCTTCCAGAAGCGGAGTCCGCCGGTGGCCATGGCGCGCGTGGGGCCGTTGGCTCCGGTGATGAAGTGAGTTCCGCTGAAGAGGTGGACGAAGAGGTCGCCGGCGACCCCGCTCGAGTAGTCTGTCCATTTGCGCCACTGAAAGAAGTGCTCGGCGTTCCACGGAATTTTTGGGGCGGAGCCGAGGAAGAGCGGCCAGTCGCAGGTCTCAGGACTGGCGTCGGGAGGGACGGTGTAGTTCCAGGCGCCGAGGGAGGAGTTGCGGTCCCAGCGGGCGGAGACCATGTTGAGCTGGCCGATGGCTCCGGAGGCGAGGAGCTCCTTGGCTTTGGCGTAGATGACGGAGCTGACGCGCTGGCTGCCGACCTGGAGGATGCGGTTGGTGGAGCGGGCGGTGGAGATCATCTCGGGGCCGTCGGAGTAGAGGTGAATCATCGGCTTTTCGAGGTAGACGTCCTTGCCGGCGCGCATGGCGTCGATGGCGGCCTGCTTGTGCCAGTGGTCGGGGGTGGCGATGATGACGGCGTCGATGCCGGGGCGTGAGAGGATCTCGCGATAGTCGCGCGTGGTGAAGAGGTCGACGTTGTTGGGGGTGCCGTTGCCCCAGAGCTCCTTGGAGTGGGTGAGGCGGCCGTCGTAGCAGTCGGCGACGGCGACTAGTTTTGTGCCCGGGACCTGAAGGGCGACCCGGGTGTCGTTCTGGCCCTGAATGCCGGCCCCGATGAGCGCGAACTGGATGTTGTTGTTTGCGGCGGTCGGTTGCGGAGGAGCCTGAGGCGTGAGGGCTGTGAGGGTTTGCAGATGCGCTCCGGCGGCTGCGGTGCCCGCGAGCTGGACGAAGGTGCGGCGGTTCAGCATGGTCATGGATCGGGTCCTCTTTTTTTCCGAGCGCGGCGCGAGGCCTTGCGGCTGACAGGGGAACGGTATGCGATCCGGGTTTTGCTGTCCAGAGCCTAGGCCCGTGCGAAGCCGCCTAGAACCCTGGCGGGGTTTCGGCGGCTACGTTGAAGTGGCGCTCGAGGGCGAGGCCGGCGCGGGCGATGGTGCCTTCGTCGAAGAGGCGGCCGATGAGGGTGATGCCGTAAGGGACCCGGCGGGGCGGACTGAACTTCGGCAGGGGATGGTTGGGGTCGGGCGCCCAGTCGCTGCGGGCCTCGGAGACCTCGACGAAGCCAGCGCGGAAGGTAAGCGAGGGGTGGCCGGTGAAGTTGGTAAGGGTGAGCATCTCGTCGCGGAGGGATGGGACGAGGAGGAGGTCGACTTGCGACATGATGCGGGCCATCTCTTCGGCGACCATGCGGCGGAAGCGGTCGGCCTGGACGAAGTCGACCGCGGAGAGGAAGCGCGACTGGCGGAAGGTGTTGGGCCAGGCGTCGGGGACCTGGGCTTTGAGCTGGTCGACGGCGTGGTTGAGGGTGATTTCTTCGAAGGCGGCGGCGGACTCGGCGAAGAGAATGATGTCGAGCGAGTCGTAGGGCCAGTCGGGGAGGGAGACCTCGACGGAAGTCATGCCGAGTTTGGACAGCGCGGCGAGGGCGGCGCGATCGACGTCGGTGGCGGGGGCTTCTTTCATCCATTGGGGGAAGTAGCCTACGCGGAGGCCTTGCACGGGCGCGGTGGCGTCGAAGTTGAGATGGCTGGGGACGCAAGAGAGGTCGCGCGGGCCGGGACCGGTCTCGGCTCCGGTGATGGCGTTGAGGACGAGCATGGTGTCTTCGACGGTGCGGGCCATGGGGCCTAGCTTGTCGAGCGACCAGCAGAGGGTCATGGCTCCAGTGCGGGGGACGCGGCCGTAGGTGGGGCGCAGGCCGGTGACTCCGCAGCGCATGGAGGGCGAGACGATGCTGCCTCCGGTTTCGCTGCCGATAGCAAAGGCGACGAGGCCTGCGGCGGTGGCGGCTCCGGGACCGGCGGAAGAGCCGGAGGAGCCTTCTTCGAGGAGCCAGGGGTTGACGGTCTGGCCGCCGAACCAGATGTCGTTGAGGGCCAGGGCTCCGAGCGAGAGCTTGGCGATGAGGACGGCACCGGCGTCGTTGAGGCGCCGGGTAACGGTGGCGTCGTTGGCCGGGATGCGGTTGCGGAAGGGCTCGGCGCCGTAGGTGGTGGGGATGTTGGCGGTGTCGAGGAGGTCCTTGGCTCCCCAGGGGATGCCGTGAAGCGGACCGCGGTAGTGGCCGGCGGCGATCTCGGCGTCGGCGCCCCGGGCCCGGTCGAGCGCGTGGTCGGCGGTGAGGGTGATTACGCAGTTGAGCTTGGGATTGAAGCGCTGGATGCGGTCGAGGTAGATGCGCGTGAGGCGTTCGCTCGAGAGCTTGCGGGTTTCGAGCCAGCGGGAGAGATGGGTGACGGGAGAGTAGGCAATGGCTTCATCGGATGAGGGAAGTGGTCCGGGATCGGCTGCCGTACGGATGAAGCTGTCTTGAGTGGGAATCGGGTGTTCGCTGGGGAGCGCGGCCTGCCAGCGGGAATATGGCGCGATAGTGGTGGGGATGGAGATCTTGCGTGGGCCGACGCGGCGCTCGTAGAGACCCGCCATGGCGTTGCGCCAGTTGCCCGCTGCTTGAGAGACGTCGGCTGGCGTCATGTTGACCTGAACGAGCTTTTCGGCCTCGGTGAAGGTAGCCGCGGAGACTTCGGGACCGACTGCGGGAGCGGTGCCGAAGGCGGGAGGCGCGCCTGGCGTGGGGGTGGCGGGGTTTTGTGTGAGGGCTTCGGGGGTGGTGATGGCGGCGGCTACGAGGCCGAGAGCTGACTGAGACAGGAATTCTCTGCGTGATCTGGGCATGGCTGAAGATGACCGGTTGTTGACGATTGTATGGGATGAGGAGAACTGACAGCGGATCCCCCGTTCGACTCCGCTCAGGGCAGGCTCTTCGGGGATGACAACTAGAAAGGCAACGGCAACGGCAGCGATGAGGAGGCGGTCAGTCGGGCACCTGCCAGCCGGCCATGGTCTGGGCGAGGGCGGATTGGCCGGTGGCCTGTCCGCTGGCGGCTGTGGCGAGCGAGGGGAAAGCTTGCTGGACGTCGGCGGATTTGGCCCAGATGGGGACGTCCTGCATGGTGTAGTGGTAGTTCACCTGGGTCTGCGGGAAGCCGTTGACGACCGCTGGTGGAGTGGAGCTGTCGATGCTGGAGATGACGCGGTGGCCGTAGCAGAAGCGTGGCGCGTAGCGTGTGCCCGCGGTGGAGACGGTGTAACGGGTGACGTGGATGCTGGCCTCCTGATGGCTTTCAAGAAGCTGCGATTTGACGAGGGTGTCCAGGCGCTTGATCTCGGCGGAGTCGCTGGTCTCGTAAGGGAATCGGGTGTTGGAGAGCAGGCAGTCCGGGTGGTCAAGGAACCAGGCGTTGAGGGCGGCGGTGAAGTTTTCAGGGGTCGGCTTGACCTTCGAGTTGCAGCCGGAGGCGAGTAAGAGTGCTGCTGCGGCGAGGAGTGTGGCTGAGAAGAGATTGGTTGTGCGATTTGGCATGGCGCTCCTGTGGCTCGGGTGCAGTGGAAGTGAGGTTAGGCTAAGTTCGGCGCTCAGGAGCGGCCTACGTAGTCTTTGTATGCGGGAAGGTGGAGGTCGGGCAGACTGGATGCGTTCATGGCGGCGCGGACGATGGCGCGCGACATGACGACGGCAGCGATGGCTCCGATGGCGGTGACGTCGGCCTGGACCTTGGCTGTACCGGTTGACATGGCGAAGATGGTGTCGCCGTCGGCCATGGTGTGAACGGGGTTGATGGCGCGGGCGTAGCCGTCGTGGGCCATCTGAGCGATCTTGGTCGTCTGGACTTTAGTGAAGGGGGCGTTGGTGGCGACGCAGCCAATGGTGGTATTGGCGGCGTTCTGCACGACGACGCGGTAGCCGTTCATGATGGCGGCCATGGAATCGCGGAAGCCCTTGCCGGCTTCGCTGCGGGCGCCGGCGACGATCTTGCCGCTGTGCGGGTCGATGACGTCGCCGACGGCGTTGACGGCTACGATGGCTCCGACGACGATGCCGGTGTCGCCGATGGTGACGCTGGCGGTGCCGAGGCCGGACTTCATGGCGAAGCCGGGGCCGAACATCTTGCCGATGGTGGCTCCAGCGCCTGCACCTACGTTGCCTTCGGTGATGGGGCCGCTGACCGCAGCCTTGCAGGCGGAGTAGCCGTCTTCGGCGGTGGGGCGGATCTTGAAGTTGCCGACGCCGAGGTCCATGAGGATTGCAGCGGGGACGATGGGGACGACGCCCAATTTACCGATCTTGTAGCCGGCGTTGTGCTCTTCGAGGTAGCGCATGACTCCGGTGGCCGTTTCGAGGCCGTACGCAGAACCGCCAGACAGGACGATGGCGTTGATCTTGTCGACCACGTTTGTCGGTGAGAGGAGGTCGGTTTCGCGGGTCCCGGGGGCGGAGCCGCGGACGTCGACACCGGCTGTGGCGCCTTCTTCGCAGAGCATGACGGTGCAGCCGGTGGGGCGGTCGGTGCGGGTGTGGTGGCCAACCTTGAGGCCGGGGACGTCAGCGATGGAGCCGCCGGGAGGCATCGCAATGGGGTCGAGCGCTGCCGCGTAGGCGGAGGGAGGGATCGCGGCGGCGAGAGGAAGTCCTAAGAGATTGCGGGCGAATTCACGGCGATGCATCAGAGTGACCTCGATCTGAAGCTAAAGATGGTTCGGGTGATGAGACTGCCAGAGACTTCGCTCAGGACGACACTTCCGGGGGTGGGGCAGCGTCTGAAGATGTTTGGTGAGCTTTGACCGTCTTAGCTCCCCTGAAAGAAACCGCAGGTCCTTCGACTCCGCGATTCACGGTGAGGCTGTGAATCGCTCCGCTCAGGATGACACTTCTATGGGGGGATTCGGGAGTGAGGGAGGGAAATATTCGCTGGTTAGCTTGCATTGGTTCCTCCGGCGAAGGAGATGTTTTTCGGTGCCTGCTGCGGATAGAGGACTCGGAAGGCGAGCATGACGATGGCTGCGGTGGCGATTCCGATGGCGGCGGGTGAGAAGATTCCGTAGCCTGCGTTCGCAGTGAGTTGGCGCGTGATGAGCGTTGCGGCGATGGCCGCGATGATGCTGGTGATGGCGGCCGAGGAGAGAACGCGGCGGGAGTAGAGGCCGGCGATGACGGGGACGAAGAGCGCGACGGCGATGAGCGAGTAGAAGATGCTGACGGCCGCGATGATGGAGGGGAGGACGGCGGCGAGGAGGATTCCGATGATGCCCGCGGCGACGGAGGCGATGCGGCTGGCGATTAGGAGTTTCTGCTGCGAGATTCCGGGGTTGAGGAAGGTCTTGTAGAGGTCGACGGCGAGCGAGGTGGAGAGCATGAAGAGGATAGCGTCGGTGGCGGAGAGCTCTGCGGAGAAGATGGAGGCCAGGGTCCAGACGCCTAGCCATTTCGGGAGCAGGAGCTTCATGGCGGCGGGCAGGGCGAGTTCGGCCTTGGCGAGATGTGGGAGAGCGGCGAGGGCACAGAGGCCGAGGATAGGTGGGACGAAGGCGAAGATGGCCTGGCCGAGTGAGTTGAGGCCGACGCCGAGGCGGACGGTGCGGGTGTCGCGGGCACCGTAGATTTTCTGAACGAGGCCGGGGGAGATCATGAAGGATGGGACGAGGATGGCGATCCAGGCGAAGACCTGTTTGGGGCCTGCTCCGACGATGGTGAACATATTTGTGGATGTGGTTTGATGCGCGGCAACAAGGGTGTGGAGGGTTGTCCAGCCGCCGACGGCGTGGATCGCGAAGGGGACGGCGAGGAGCAGGCCGGACATGGTGACGGCGAGCTCGAACATATTGACGAAGGCCGAGGCCATGAGTCCGCCGGCGGTGCAGTAGACGATGGCAACGAGGCCGCCGATAATGCAGCCCTGCCACTTGGGGATTGCGGCGACAGTCTCGAGGATCCAGGCGATGGCGATGATCTGGCCAGCGAGGATGGCAAGGGAGCCGCACCAAAAGAGGACGGCGATAAGAGCTTTGACGGATTTGCTGTAGCGGAATTCGAGGAAGTCCTGGAGCGTGGCGAGGTTGTGTTGCTTGGCGATCGTCCAGAGGCGTGGGCCAAGGAACTGCGAGAGTATGAGCGTGCCTATGGAAGCTGAGCCGACCCACCACCAGGCGGAGAGGCCGAAGCTGTAGCCGAGGCCGGTGGCGCCGACCGTGGAGCCAGCGCCGATGTTGGCGGCGAGGAAGGTGGCGAAGAGTCTACCCGGACCGAGGCTGCGGCCGGCGACGAGGAAGTCAGAGGAGTTCTTGACGCGGCGGCTGATGACGAGCCCGAGAACCATCAGGAAGATTGAGTAGGCGAGCAGGGCGACGAGGTAAAGGTTCATCGGGTTCCGGTGGCGGGCGAGGCTCCGAGCAGCTGCATCGCGGTGAGCGCCATGATCTTAGCTGAGTTTACGACGTCTTCGATGAGACAGTACTCGTCGGGGCGGTGGGCCTGGTTGAGAATGCCGGGGCCGTAGGCGATGCATTGGGCGACGTCGCCGATGCGGACGACGTGTTTTTGATCGTAGGTTCCGGGGCTGGCGGTTAGCCTGGGCTTGCGGCCGAGGATGGTCTCGATGCTGGAGCTGATGGTGGTGACGAGTTCGCAGTCCGGGTCGGTGTTGACGGGATAGACGATCATGAGATCTTCCAAGTTGTATCTGAAGTCGGGGTTCTGCGAGCGGAGATCTTCGAGCATCGAACGGATCTCTTCGCGGACGTGGTCGAAGTTTTCTTCGGCGAGGAAGCGGCGGTCGAAGATGGCACCGGAGCGGTCGGCGACGCAGGGTGTTTGAGTGCCGTCTTCGAGCTGGCCGCCGAAGACGGAGTTGACGTTGATGCTGGCGTAGCGGGAGCCAGGAGGCTCGACCGGCGCAGCCGTCTTGCGGGTCGCGAGAACGGGCTTGAGCCTGTGGGTGACGTCGTGGAGGACGTCGCCAATCTGGTCGATGGCGCTGATTCCAAAGTGTGGCATGGAGCCGTGCGCGATGCGTCCGTGCGTGGTGATCTTGAACCAGTAGACTCCGCGATGGCCGAGACAGATGCTGTCCACGTTGCTGGGTTCGGTGATGATGACGAAGTCGGTCTTGTCTTTGCCGATCCAGCCCTGGCGGGCCATGTAGGCAACGCCGGCGAAGCCCCCGCTCTCTTCGTCGACGCTGCCACTCTGCTCGACGGTGCCGTGGAGACGGATGCCTGCGCGGCGGATGGCCTCGATGGCGAAGATGGAGGCGGCGATGCCGGCCTTCTGGTCGGAGACTCCGCGGCCGTAGAGTTTACCGTCGCGGATAAGGGCTCCGAAGGGATCGACGGTCCAGCCGTCGCCGACGGGGACGACGTCGAAGTGTCCGTTGAAGTGGAGTGCGGGGCGGGGAGTGGAGCCTTCCATGCGCCCGAAGACGTTGACACGAGGATGCTGGGGAGTGTGCTCAGGGAGTTCTTCGGCGGCGATGTAATGCGTGTCGTAGCCGAAGGACGCGAGCTTGCTGCCGATGAAT
The Edaphobacter bradus genome window above contains:
- a CDS encoding amidase — translated: MPRSRREFLSQSALGLVAAAITTPEALTQNPATPTPGAPPAFGTAPAVGPEVSAATFTEAEKLVQVNMTPADVSQAAGNWRNAMAGLYERRVGPRKISIPTTIAPYSRWQAALPSEHPIPTQDSFIRTAADPGPLPSSDEAIAYSPVTHLSRWLETRKLSSERLTRIYLDRIQRFNPKLNCVITLTADHALDRARGADAEIAAGHYRGPLHGIPWGAKDLLDTANIPTTYGAEPFRNRIPANDATVTRRLNDAGAVLIAKLSLGALALNDIWFGGQTVNPWLLEEGSSGSSAGPGAATAAGLVAFAIGSETGGSIVSPSMRCGVTGLRPTYGRVPRTGAMTLCWSLDKLGPMARTVEDTMLVLNAITGAETGPGPRDLSCVPSHLNFDATAPVQGLRVGYFPQWMKEAPATDVDRAALAALSKLGMTSVEVSLPDWPYDSLDIILFAESAAAFEEITLNHAVDQLKAQVPDAWPNTFRQSRFLSAVDFVQADRFRRMVAEEMARIMSQVDLLLVPSLRDEMLTLTNFTGHPSLTFRAGFVEVSEARSDWAPDPNHPLPKFSPPRRVPYGITLIGRLFDEGTIARAGLALERHFNVAAETPPGF
- a CDS encoding P1 family peptidase → MHRREFARNLLGLPLAAAIPPSAYAAALDPIAMPPGGSIADVPGLKVGHHTRTDRPTGCTVMLCEEGATAGVDVRGSAPGTRETDLLSPTNVVDKINAIVLSGGSAYGLETATGVMRYLEEHNAGYKIGKLGVVPIVPAAILMDLGVGNFKIRPTAEDGYSACKAAVSGPITEGNVGAGAGATIGKMFGPGFAMKSGLGTASVTIGDTGIVVGAIVAVNAVGDVIDPHSGKIVAGARSEAGKGFRDSMAAIMNGYRVVVQNAANTTIGCVATNAPFTKVQTTKIAQMAHDGYARAINPVHTMADGDTIFAMSTGTAKVQADVTAIGAIAAVVMSRAIVRAAMNASSLPDLHLPAYKDYVGRS
- a CDS encoding sodium:solute symporter family protein, with amino-acid sequence MNLYLVALLAYSIFLMVLGLVISRRVKNSSDFLVAGRSLGPGRLFATFLAANIGAGSTVGATGLGYSFGLSAWWWVGSASIGTLILSQFLGPRLWTIAKQHNLATLQDFLEFRYSKSVKALIAVLFWCGSLAILAGQIIAIAWILETVAAIPKWQGCIIGGLVAIVYCTAGGLMASAFVNMFELAVTMSGLLLAVPFAIHAVGGWTTLHTLVAAHQTTSTNMFTIVGAGPKQVFAWIAILVPSFMISPGLVQKIYGARDTRTVRLGVGLNSLGQAIFAFVPPILGLCALAALPHLAKAELALPAAMKLLLPKWLGVWTLASIFSAELSATDAILFMLSTSLAVDLYKTFLNPGISQQKLLIASRIASVAAGIIGILLAAVLPSIIAAVSIFYSLIAVALFVPVIAGLYSRRVLSSAAITSIIAAIAATLITRQLTANAGYGIFSPAAIGIATAAIVMLAFRVLYPQQAPKNISFAGGTNAS
- a CDS encoding acetylornithine deacetylase/succinyl-diaminopimelate desuccinylase family protein, whose amino-acid sequence is MAAQVVSVDLQEAVSRSVEALRDEMIAWLQDLVRIPTVNPPGENYTAAAEFIGSKLASFGYDTHYIAAEELPEHTPQHPRVNVFGRMEGSTPRPALHFNGHFDVVPVGDGWTVDPFGALIRDGKLYGRGVSDQKAGIAASIFAIEAIRRAGIRLHGTVEQSGSVDEESGGFAGVAYMARQGWIGKDKTDFVIITEPSNVDSICLGHRGVYWFKITTHGRIAHGSMPHFGISAIDQIGDVLHDVTHRLKPVLATRKTAAPVEPPGSRYASINVNSVFGGQLEDGTQTPCVADRSGAIFDRRFLAEENFDHVREEIRSMLEDLRSQNPDFRYNLEDLMIVYPVNTDPDCELVTTISSSIETILGRKPRLTASPGTYDQKHVVRIGDVAQCIAYGPGILNQAHRPDEYCLIEDVVNSAKIMALTAMQLLGASPATGTR